In Juglans microcarpa x Juglans regia isolate MS1-56 chromosome 8D, Jm3101_v1.0, whole genome shotgun sequence, the following are encoded in one genomic region:
- the LOC121243202 gene encoding uncharacterized protein LOC121243202, which yields MYFHQTELFLLQLSTRMATTSASLPEQQQPAGETLMTPEVASSSSSSSSAWHSSGSLGPFFVVMSVLTVLAIISCLLGKRCTKRAASPMESIGDRDFFGWVKRKCRPRCISGDVEIGAKIMGFGKEKNGVNVKDGENQLPPL from the coding sequence atgtatttCCATCAAACAGAGCTGTTTCTACTTCAACTCAGCACGAGAATGGCAACAACATCAGCATCACTGCCTGAGCAGCAACAGCCAGCTGGGGAAACCCTGATGACTCCTGAAGTTGCAtcaagcagcagcagcagtagcAGTGCTTGGCATTCTTCTGGGTCTCTTGGCCCATTCTTTGTAGTGATGTCAGTTCTAACAGTTCTTGCTATTATTTCGTGCTTGCTGGGAAAGAGGTGTACAAAAAGGGCAGCTTCTCCCATGGAGAGTATCGGAGACAGAGATTTCTTTGGGTGGGTGAAGCGGAAGTGCAGGCCGCGGTGTATATCCGGCGATGTTGAAATTGGAGCAAAGATTATGGGATTTGGCAAAGAGAAAAATGGTGTCAACGTTAAAGATGGTGAGAATCAATTACCTCCCCTATAG